The proteins below are encoded in one region of Thioalkalivibrio sp. K90mix:
- a CDS encoding ArsJ-associated glyceraldehyde-3-phosphate dehydrogenase: protein MAVRVGINGMGRIGRLALRAAWDRDDLEIVHLNEVAADGTVTGHLLEFDSVHGRWDHGIQAEPDALRIDGRSLRHTQLGEPGQVPWAESGVDIVVDASGAFRTMETLQPHLDRGARRVVVAAPVKDERALNVVMGVNDAAYDPARHRVVTAASCTTNCLAPLVKVLHPALSIRHGTILTVHDMTATQSPVDLPRDNLRRARAAGLNLIPTTTGSAKAIGDIFPELNGRLNGHAVRVPLMNASLTDFTFEAARETSAEEVNALLREAANGDLNGILGYEERPLVSSDFRTDPHSSIVDAQSTMVVDGTQVKVLAWYDNEWGYANRLVELVARVAEQGV, encoded by the coding sequence ATGGCCGTACGGGTTGGCATCAACGGGATGGGACGGATCGGTCGGCTCGCGCTGCGCGCGGCCTGGGATCGTGATGATCTCGAGATCGTGCACCTGAACGAGGTCGCGGCCGATGGTACGGTCACCGGGCACCTCCTGGAGTTCGATTCGGTGCATGGGCGCTGGGATCACGGCATCCAGGCCGAGCCGGATGCTCTGCGGATCGACGGCCGCAGCCTGCGCCACACGCAGCTGGGTGAACCGGGGCAGGTGCCCTGGGCCGAGTCCGGGGTGGATATCGTGGTCGATGCCAGCGGCGCCTTCCGCACCATGGAGACCCTGCAGCCGCACCTCGATCGCGGGGCACGGCGTGTAGTCGTCGCGGCGCCGGTGAAGGATGAGCGTGCGCTGAACGTGGTGATGGGTGTCAACGATGCCGCCTATGATCCGGCGCGGCACCGTGTGGTCACCGCCGCCTCCTGCACCACCAACTGCCTGGCGCCGCTGGTGAAGGTGCTGCACCCGGCGCTGTCGATCCGGCACGGGACGATTCTGACGGTACATGACATGACCGCCACGCAGTCGCCGGTGGACCTGCCACGCGACAACCTGCGCCGGGCCCGTGCGGCCGGGTTGAACCTGATTCCGACCACCACCGGCTCGGCGAAGGCGATCGGCGACATCTTCCCCGAGCTGAACGGGCGGCTGAACGGCCACGCGGTGCGTGTGCCGCTGATGAATGCCTCGCTGACGGACTTCACCTTCGAGGCGGCGCGCGAAACCTCCGCGGAAGAGGTCAACGCCCTGCTGCGGGAGGCCGCGAACGGCGATCTCAACGGCATCCTCGGCTACGAGGAACGCCCGCTGGTCTCCAGCGACTTCCGCACTGACCCCCATTCGTCCATTGTCGATGCGCAGTCGACGATGGTGGTGGATGGCACACAGGTGAAGGTGCTGGCCTGGTACGACAACGAATGGGGTTACGCCAACCGGCTGGTCGAACTGGTCGCGCGCGTGGCCGAGCAGGGCGTGTAG
- a CDS encoding TspO/MBR family protein: MINTRDGVGLVGWVALVFLVASAGGYATSLSVQDWYQTLERPELNPPDALFGPVWTVLFALMAVAAWRVWRRTGFAGPPLAIGLFLAQLVLNLGWSVLFFGMQRPDLALIEILILWPLILATLIAFWRHDRIASALLVPYLLWVGFAIYLNAAIVLLN, encoded by the coding sequence ATGATCAATACAAGGGATGGGGTCGGACTGGTGGGCTGGGTGGCCCTTGTGTTCCTGGTGGCTTCTGCGGGTGGCTATGCCACCAGCCTGTCGGTACAGGACTGGTACCAGACGCTGGAGCGACCCGAGCTGAATCCGCCCGATGCCCTATTCGGTCCGGTCTGGACCGTCCTGTTTGCGCTGATGGCCGTGGCCGCCTGGCGGGTATGGCGTCGCACCGGCTTCGCGGGTCCACCGCTCGCGATCGGGCTGTTCCTTGCCCAGCTGGTGTTGAACCTTGGCTGGTCCGTACTGTTCTTCGGCATGCAACGACCCGATCTGGCATTGATCGAGATCCTGATCCTGTGGCCCCTGATTCTGGCGACCCTGATCGCCTTCTGGCGCCATGACCGGATCGCGAGCGCGCTGCTGGTGCCTTACCTGCTGTGGGTGGGCTTTGCGATCTACCTGAACGCGGCAATCGTCCTGCTGAACTAG
- a CDS encoding efflux RND transporter periplasmic adaptor subunit, with protein sequence MPKLSTLITLVLFLLAGGVLAWLFWGPDDEQASSARAGGGETRPVAVAVASVQQQDLVERRRFTGSIEGGDRIVITPRVGGRVAEVFVNLGDRVEPGDPLLQLDTEEFEQDVTQAEAELEVAEASLAEAVASRNAAQRDLQRTRELRDQGIASRSELEAAETELALAQTRVALAESQIRQRRSALRTREIQLGYTRIDADPGSTTRWVAERLVDPGSVISANEPALALVTLQPVRAILAVTEADYSRISRGQEATVRTSSYPDALFEGTITRISPEFRPGSRQARIEVEVPNDDERLRPGMFVETAITLGQRSDTLAIPRDAIIQREAGPTLFSVDRSGERPTARRHMAVTGVRDGNWIELLEPELPEGTEVVVLGQHLLADGTPLRLTDPRSVPGADFAPGLSETEEP encoded by the coding sequence ATGCCCAAGCTCTCCACCCTGATCACCTTGGTCCTGTTCCTGTTGGCGGGCGGTGTACTCGCATGGCTCTTTTGGGGCCCGGACGACGAACAGGCCTCTTCCGCGCGCGCGGGTGGCGGCGAGACACGGCCCGTGGCCGTCGCCGTGGCCAGCGTGCAACAGCAGGATCTGGTGGAACGCCGCCGTTTCACCGGCAGTATCGAGGGTGGCGACCGCATTGTGATCACTCCGCGCGTCGGGGGCCGTGTGGCCGAGGTCTTCGTGAACCTGGGCGACCGAGTCGAGCCGGGCGACCCCCTGCTGCAGCTGGATACCGAGGAATTCGAGCAGGACGTCACCCAGGCCGAAGCGGAACTTGAAGTGGCCGAAGCCAGCCTGGCGGAGGCCGTCGCCAGCCGCAACGCCGCCCAGCGCGACCTGCAGCGCACCCGCGAGTTGCGGGACCAGGGGATCGCCTCTCGCTCGGAACTGGAGGCCGCCGAGACCGAGCTCGCCCTGGCCCAGACCCGGGTCGCCCTGGCCGAGTCGCAGATCCGACAACGCCGCTCTGCCCTGCGTACCCGCGAGATCCAGCTGGGCTACACGCGTATCGATGCCGACCCGGGAAGCACCACCCGCTGGGTGGCCGAGCGCCTGGTCGACCCCGGTTCAGTGATCAGCGCCAACGAACCCGCGCTGGCACTCGTCACCCTGCAGCCGGTGCGCGCGATCCTGGCCGTCACCGAGGCGGATTATTCGAGGATCTCGCGCGGCCAGGAAGCCACCGTGCGCACCTCCTCGTACCCCGACGCGTTATTCGAAGGCACCATCACGCGGATCTCCCCCGAGTTTCGCCCGGGTTCGCGCCAGGCGCGGATCGAGGTCGAGGTACCGAACGATGATGAACGGCTGCGGCCCGGGATGTTTGTCGAGACCGCGATCACCCTTGGCCAGCGCTCGGACACCCTGGCGATCCCTCGGGATGCCATCATTCAGCGTGAAGCGGGCCCCACCCTGTTCAGCGTAGACCGTAGCGGCGAACGGCCCACGGCGCGCCGCCACATGGCCGTTACCGGCGTGCGGGACGGCAACTGGATCGAACTGCTGGAGCCCGAGCTGCCCGAGGGCACCGAAGTGGTGGTGCTCGGGCAGCACCTGCTCGCCGATGGCACCCCGCTTCGCCTGACCGACCCGCGCAGTGTGCCCGGGGCGGACTTCGCCCCGGGCCTGTCGGAGACCGAAGAGCCGTGA
- a CDS encoding efflux RND transporter permease subunit translates to MNPARLTVHRPVLTSMVALIVVILGLTALTRLPVDLLPDITYPVVTVMTSYPNAGAEEVEQLVTRPVEQAAAAITGAQEIRSTSAEGNSNVRVNFAWGTDIRQAVDDLRDRLARIEGQLPDEADRPLVRQFDTQDSPIMRLGVGSQLDAIHLRTLIDNRIAPRLERIPGVAAVDTFGGLEREVRVEVDPDRIQAIDLGLDDLRNRIRDANVITPGGPIMDGRREYRLRTPAEFRSVGEIRDTVVQRSEDGVTYLHQVAEVRDTHQRVTRRFRVNQEEGVQLAVRKLADANTVEVSEAVHAELVRLNRDFPQIDIRAVTDEAGFIRSSITNVGQSILYGSALAVLVLLVFLRNIRYTLVAATAIPLAVISTFGLVYFGGHSLNLMTMGGIALGVGLMVDNAIVVIESIARRREEHAEQSAIEAAVTGTGRVAPAIIASTLTTVAIFLPLFFAQELAGQLFKPLAAVVAFALAASLIVALTVVPMLMARAPMPRRDTSALARMERRYQGLLRGTLAHPWMVIGVSALLMVIALAGLRGVGTEFLPATDEGELRVHVSMEPGTPLDELYSTMASLEEVIRDEVPELQNLVSSSGASAFRASSPASGNMRVMVGSRDSRSRSSEEIAAALREALGTPPGTEIRVRASSNIFFRGFGRGDDEERLSVEVRGFELSTMNAVLERFEEALADVPGITDTRVGTDGGQPEFATRIHRDRAADLGVDVRTIAQTLETALGGSSAGQLRAGGDETRIWVQLRDADQSSLEDLLNLTVRSEDGERVALRSLISFDTEIGPDSIERREQARVRTLFINLGDRSLGEVAASVREALADIPLPEEIDYSVTGDIEEQEAAFSELLLGTMLATLLVYMVMASLYESLRDPLIVMFSIPLAIIGVTGALLVTDTTLNVQSLIGVLLLVGIVVNNAILLVDRMARRHRDDGMELHEAVVAAAGERLRPILMTTLTTILALSPLAIGMGDGGEAQAPMARVVIGGLLSSTLITLVLIPTLYLLFHRRGKHPQPVYRVGAENA, encoded by the coding sequence GTGAATCCGGCTCGACTTACCGTCCACCGCCCCGTGCTGACCAGCATGGTGGCCCTGATCGTGGTAATCCTGGGCCTGACCGCGCTGACCCGCCTCCCGGTCGATCTCCTGCCCGACATCACCTATCCGGTGGTCACGGTGATGACCTCCTACCCCAACGCCGGGGCCGAGGAGGTCGAGCAACTGGTGACCCGCCCGGTGGAACAGGCAGCGGCCGCAATCACCGGGGCCCAGGAGATCCGGTCCACTTCGGCCGAAGGCAACAGCAATGTGCGCGTCAACTTTGCCTGGGGCACCGATATCCGACAGGCCGTTGATGACCTGCGCGATCGCCTGGCGCGCATTGAAGGTCAGCTGCCGGATGAGGCAGACCGGCCCCTGGTGCGCCAGTTCGACACCCAGGACTCGCCCATCATGCGCCTGGGCGTCGGCTCGCAGCTCGACGCCATCCATCTGCGCACCCTGATCGACAACCGCATTGCCCCCCGCCTGGAGCGCATCCCCGGCGTGGCCGCGGTGGATACGTTTGGGGGACTGGAAAGGGAAGTGCGCGTCGAGGTCGACCCAGACCGGATACAGGCGATCGACCTGGGGCTGGACGACCTGCGCAACCGGATTCGCGATGCCAACGTGATTACCCCTGGTGGCCCGATCATGGACGGTCGCCGTGAATACCGGCTGCGTACACCAGCCGAGTTCCGCTCGGTGGGCGAGATACGCGATACCGTGGTCCAGCGCAGCGAAGATGGCGTCACCTACCTGCATCAAGTCGCCGAGGTCCGCGATACCCACCAGCGCGTCACCCGTCGTTTCCGGGTCAACCAGGAAGAAGGTGTCCAGCTGGCCGTGCGCAAATTGGCGGACGCCAATACCGTCGAGGTGTCCGAGGCGGTCCACGCCGAACTGGTCCGTCTCAACCGCGACTTCCCGCAGATCGACATCCGCGCGGTAACGGACGAGGCGGGCTTCATCCGCAGCTCCATTACCAATGTCGGGCAGTCCATCCTCTACGGGAGCGCACTGGCCGTTTTGGTCCTGCTGGTCTTCCTGCGCAACATTCGTTACACGCTGGTGGCGGCCACCGCGATTCCTCTCGCGGTCATCTCGACGTTTGGCCTCGTCTACTTCGGCGGGCACTCGCTCAACCTGATGACCATGGGCGGGATCGCATTGGGTGTGGGACTGATGGTCGACAACGCGATCGTAGTGATCGAGAGCATCGCCCGAAGGCGAGAGGAACACGCGGAGCAAAGCGCCATCGAGGCGGCCGTCACTGGTACGGGGCGTGTGGCACCCGCAATCATCGCCAGTACGCTGACCACCGTCGCCATCTTCCTGCCGTTGTTCTTCGCCCAGGAACTGGCCGGGCAGCTGTTCAAACCACTCGCCGCTGTGGTGGCCTTCGCGCTGGCCGCCTCGCTGATCGTGGCCCTGACCGTGGTGCCGATGCTGATGGCACGCGCCCCGATGCCCAGGCGCGACACCAGCGCCCTCGCCCGCATGGAACGGCGCTACCAGGGCCTTTTGCGCGGCACGCTGGCGCATCCCTGGATGGTGATCGGGGTCAGTGCCTTGCTGATGGTCATCGCACTGGCCGGTCTGCGGGGCGTCGGCACCGAATTTCTACCGGCCACCGACGAGGGCGAACTGCGCGTGCATGTCTCCATGGAACCGGGGACACCACTCGACGAACTGTACTCCACCATGGCCAGCCTGGAAGAGGTGATTCGCGACGAGGTGCCTGAGCTCCAGAACCTGGTGTCCAGCTCTGGCGCCTCTGCCTTCAGGGCATCGTCGCCCGCCTCCGGCAACATGCGCGTAATGGTCGGCTCGCGCGACAGTCGCAGCCGTTCTTCGGAGGAGATTGCCGCTGCCCTGCGCGAGGCCCTGGGTACCCCACCGGGAACCGAGATCCGTGTCCGCGCCTCCAGCAACATCTTCTTCCGCGGATTCGGCCGCGGCGATGACGAGGAACGCCTGTCGGTCGAAGTGCGCGGCTTCGAGCTGTCGACCATGAATGCGGTGCTCGAGCGGTTCGAGGAGGCGCTGGCCGATGTCCCCGGCATTACCGACACGCGGGTGGGAACCGATGGCGGCCAGCCCGAGTTCGCCACTCGCATCCATCGCGATCGCGCTGCAGATCTCGGCGTGGATGTACGCACTATTGCCCAGACGCTGGAAACCGCGCTGGGCGGCTCCAGCGCCGGCCAGCTGCGTGCGGGGGGCGACGAGACCCGGATCTGGGTCCAGTTGCGCGACGCGGATCAGAGCTCACTGGAGGACCTGCTCAACCTGACCGTGCGCAGCGAGGACGGCGAACGCGTCGCCTTGCGCAGCCTGATTTCCTTCGACACCGAGATCGGGCCCGACAGCATCGAACGACGTGAACAGGCCCGCGTACGTACGCTATTCATCAATCTGGGGGATCGCTCGCTGGGCGAAGTGGCGGCCTCGGTCCGCGAGGCCCTGGCAGACATCCCGCTGCCCGAGGAGATCGACTACTCCGTCACGGGCGACATCGAAGAACAGGAAGCCGCATTCTCGGAGCTGCTGCTGGGTACGATGCTGGCCACCCTGCTCGTGTACATGGTCATGGCCAGCCTGTATGAATCCCTGCGCGATCCCCTGATCGTGATGTTCTCGATCCCGCTCGCGATCATCGGGGTCACCGGCGCGCTGCTGGTCACCGACACCACGTTGAATGTGCAGTCACTGATCGGCGTCCTGCTGCTGGTCGGCATCGTCGTCAACAACGCGATCCTGCTGGTGGACCGTATGGCCCGGCGGCACCGCGATGACGGAATGGAACTGCACGAGGCGGTCGTGGCCGCCGCCGGCGAGCGCCTGCGTCCGATCCTGATGACCACGCTGACCACGATTCTCGCGCTCTCACCCCTGGCCATCGGAATGGGTGATGGCGGCGAGGCCCAGGCCCCGATGGCACGCGTAGTGATCGGCGGACTGCTGTCGTCTACGCTGATCACCCTGGTGCTGATCCCGACGCTCTACCTGCTGTTCCACCGTCGCGGCAAGCATCCCCAACCCGTCTACCGAGTCGGAGCCGAAAATGCCTAG